Proteins from a single region of Phycisphaeraceae bacterium D3-23:
- a CDS encoding PEP-CTERM sorting domain-containing protein, giving the protein MKQLLSERIEKYSVMAAAGAAATVGLSASATIIASGPQNIVINTGDPLLNIDMDGDGATDVNFAVGTFGAANTPFLYAGAAFLGDGPAVYTSASNFPYASNLALGDTIDASRSFNVGSSTTAGPVLGAGTMVYGSFGAFAAPSTGGYLGYTFFAGNGVGQVFAWIEVANVSTTQMTVVQWGYEDAGTGIDAGAVPEPGSLALLALGAVGVMSRRDRKAVRDAN; this is encoded by the coding sequence ATGAAGCAGTTGCTCAGCGAGCGGATCGAGAAGTATTCCGTGATGGCCGCGGCCGGCGCCGCCGCGACGGTCGGGCTCAGCGCTTCGGCGACGATCATCGCCAGCGGGCCTCAGAACATCGTGATCAACACGGGCGACCCTTTGCTCAACATCGACATGGACGGCGACGGCGCGACGGACGTCAACTTCGCCGTCGGGACCTTCGGCGCGGCCAACACACCGTTCCTCTACGCCGGCGCGGCCTTCCTCGGTGACGGGCCTGCGGTGTACACCTCCGCCTCCAACTTCCCCTACGCCTCAAACCTCGCCTTGGGCGATACGATCGACGCGTCGCGCAGCTTCAACGTCGGCTCGTCGACCACCGCCGGGCCCGTGCTCGGTGCGGGCACGATGGTCTACGGCAGCTTTGGCGCCTTCGCCGCGCCCAGCACCGGCGGATACCTCGGCTACACCTTCTTCGCGGGCAACGGCGTAGGCCAAGTGTTCGCGTGGATCGAGGTCGCCAACGTCAGCACAACCCAGATGACCGTCGTCCAGTGGGGCTACGAAGACGCCGGCACCGGCATCGACGCGGGCGCGGTCCCCGAGCCCGGCTCGCTCGCGCTGCTCGCGCTCGGCGCGGTGGGTGTGATGTCGCGCCGCGACCGCAAGGCCGTGCGCGACGCCAACTGA
- a CDS encoding alkaline phosphatase family protein, whose translation MQGSRKLLMIGWDAADWQVIDPLLEQGKMPHLAGLIEGGVRGNLASLQPMLSPMLWTTIATGKRPHKHGIHGFIEPLPDRTGVRPVTSTSRTTRAIWNILTHRGMHSNTVGWFASHPAEPIHGVCVSNLLQRGCPSDKKWHVPDHAIHPAALAEPLGKLRIHADDLQHSDLSPFVPSLAGQKVEDENLAKGLAALARLLAEMATVQSVATAVLEQEPWDASFIYFDAIDHFCHSFMYHRPPKLPQIDPLLYEAFKDTVDGVYQLQDMMLGRALDFCNDDTTVIICSDHGFLNDHLRPAAIPDGPQGPAVWHRFHGMVVMKGPGIRRGEQLYGASILDLCPTMLSVLGLPVGEDMDGKLLAAAFDAPPDTGTIPSWDDLEGGFGEHTQALRVDPVAAAEAIQQMVDLGYVDAMPEKVEDTVALAVRELKFNLAMALADAMKFGESLSLLEELARQYPDQAKYRAAIAEHALEAGDPSLAREHLDAAFAARAQAEAEGTKLPPAPQLHLQLAQVLYAEHRYAEAMAQFRTAEDLAPNSPKLLLRVGIAHTGQRDYVQAERVFHRVLEIDPNEPVAYYGLARVAMRLRQYEQAVDHALSAVGLRHHLLGGHLMLALALARLSHVTEAIAAANTALALRPQFRPAHRLLVRLHHLAGSEPLADYHRGQLRAIGEAIEQRRQRAAERE comes from the coding sequence ATGCAGGGTTCACGCAAACTGCTGATGATCGGGTGGGACGCCGCGGACTGGCAGGTCATCGACCCGCTGCTCGAGCAGGGCAAGATGCCCCACCTTGCGGGGCTGATCGAGGGCGGCGTGCGCGGCAATCTCGCGTCGTTACAGCCGATGCTCTCGCCGATGCTGTGGACCACAATCGCCACAGGCAAGCGGCCGCACAAGCACGGCATCCACGGCTTCATCGAGCCGCTGCCCGACCGTACAGGCGTCCGCCCCGTCACCTCGACCTCGCGCACGACCCGCGCGATCTGGAACATACTCACCCACCGAGGCATGCACAGCAACACCGTCGGCTGGTTCGCGAGCCACCCCGCCGAGCCGATCCACGGCGTCTGTGTCAGCAACCTGCTGCAGCGCGGCTGCCCGAGCGACAAGAAGTGGCATGTCCCCGACCACGCGATCCACCCCGCCGCGTTGGCCGAGCCCCTGGGCAAGTTGCGTATCCACGCCGACGATCTGCAGCACAGCGACCTGTCACCCTTTGTCCCGTCGCTTGCGGGACAGAAGGTCGAGGACGAGAACCTCGCGAAGGGGCTCGCCGCGCTCGCCCGCCTGCTCGCCGAGATGGCGACCGTGCAGTCGGTCGCGACCGCCGTCTTGGAGCAGGAGCCCTGGGACGCGTCGTTTATCTACTTCGACGCGATCGACCACTTCTGCCACTCGTTCATGTACCACCGCCCGCCGAAGCTGCCGCAGATCGACCCGCTGCTCTATGAAGCGTTCAAAGACACCGTCGACGGCGTGTACCAGCTCCAGGACATGATGCTCGGCCGCGCGCTCGACTTCTGCAACGACGACACCACCGTCATCATCTGCTCCGACCACGGATTCCTCAACGACCACCTCCGGCCCGCGGCGATCCCCGACGGACCCCAGGGCCCCGCAGTCTGGCACCGGTTCCACGGCATGGTCGTGATGAAAGGCCCCGGCATCCGTCGCGGCGAACAACTCTACGGCGCTTCGATCCTCGACCTTTGCCCCACGATGCTCAGCGTCCTGGGCCTGCCCGTCGGCGAAGACATGGACGGCAAACTCCTCGCCGCGGCGTTCGATGCGCCGCCCGATACGGGCACGATCCCGAGCTGGGACGACCTCGAAGGCGGCTTCGGGGAACACACCCAGGCGTTGCGGGTCGATCCGGTCGCCGCAGCCGAGGCGATCCAGCAGATGGTTGACCTGGGCTACGTCGATGCGATGCCCGAGAAGGTGGAAGACACGGTAGCGCTGGCGGTGCGCGAGCTGAAGTTCAACCTGGCGATGGCGCTGGCCGACGCGATGAAGTTTGGCGAGTCGTTGTCGCTGCTTGAGGAGCTGGCCCGGCAGTACCCGGACCAAGCGAAGTACCGCGCGGCGATCGCGGAGCACGCGCTCGAGGCCGGCGACCCGTCGCTGGCGCGCGAGCACCTGGACGCGGCCTTCGCCGCCCGTGCGCAGGCCGAGGCCGAGGGCACCAAGCTGCCGCCCGCGCCGCAGCTGCACCTGCAACTGGCGCAGGTGCTTTATGCCGAGCACCGCTACGCCGAGGCGATGGCACAGTTCCGTACTGCGGAGGACTTAGCGCCCAACAGCCCGAAGTTGCTTCTGAGGGTTGGGATCGCCCACACCGGCCAGCGTGACTATGTGCAGGCCGAGCGCGTGTTTCACCGGGTATTGGAGATCGACCCCAACGAACCCGTGGCGTACTACGGGTTGGCACGGGTCGCGATGCGGCTGCGTCAGTATGAGCAGGCCGTCGACCACGCGCTCAGCGCGGTCGGGCTGCGGCACCACCTGCTCGGGGGGCACCTGATGCTGGCGCTTGCGCTGGCCCGGCTAAGCCACGTCACCGAGGCCATCGCCGCCGCCAACACCGCGCTCGCGCTGCGGCCCCAGTTCCGCCCGGCCCACCGCCTGCTCGTGCGGCTCCACCACCTGGCCGGCAGCGAGCCCCTCGCCGACTACCACCGCGGACAGCTCCGCGCGATCGGCGAAGCGATCGAACAACGCCGGCAACGCGCCGCCGAGCGTGAATAG
- a CDS encoding sulfotransferase, translating to MTSKDFITVVSGLPRSGTSMMMQALDAGGIPPLTDGERAADDDNPRGYYELECVKQIRKDDTFLDAAQGKAVKLIHLLVARLPARHEARVVFMRRDIDEVLASQSKMLERSGKQGGAVKPEVLKGIFTKQLNETLGWLAAQPNIQVIEVGFGEMFGDPVAEMGKVDAFLGGGLDVAAMASAVDPTLYRNKSS from the coding sequence ATGACCTCCAAAGACTTTATCACCGTCGTCTCGGGGCTCCCGCGCTCGGGCACCTCCATGATGATGCAGGCCCTCGACGCCGGCGGCATCCCCCCACTCACGGACGGCGAGCGCGCCGCCGACGACGACAACCCACGCGGCTACTACGAGCTCGAATGCGTCAAGCAGATCCGAAAAGACGACACGTTCCTCGATGCGGCACAAGGCAAAGCGGTGAAGCTCATCCACCTGCTGGTGGCCCGGCTGCCCGCGCGGCACGAAGCGCGCGTCGTCTTCATGCGCCGCGACATCGACGAGGTCTTAGCGTCGCAGTCGAAGATGCTCGAGCGCTCGGGCAAGCAGGGCGGCGCGGTGAAGCCCGAGGTCTTGAAAGGCATCTTCACCAAGCAACTCAACGAGACGCTGGGCTGGCTCGCCGCGCAGCCGAACATCCAGGTGATCGAGGTCGGCTTCGGCGAAATGTTTGGCGACCCGGTCGCGGAGATGGGGAAGGTCGATGCGTTCCTGGGCGGCGGGCTCGATGTCGCCGCGATGGCCAGCGCAGTGGACCCGACGCTCTATCGCAACAAGTCGTCGTAG
- the dacB gene encoding D-alanyl-D-alanine carboxypeptidase/D-alanyl-D-alanine-endopeptidase has translation MGALLLASGLAAADVDSRVENHLGVADLRGTVVSVCVIDVARDEVLAEVDEDRAMIPASNMKLITTATALATLGGDFRFSTRLSLLEGVDGGRPSLLIVGDGDPAFGDPVTLDSAGYTVEDLVDWWLDAVEATGHTEFERIVLDDRVFANGAQERVHPTWPRNQLHKWYCAQVMGINFFNNVFQVRATPTRMGDDIELAIYPYGPFVRTDLRVRTGQIDQWDIITAADNNQITFRGQLRHAQQQRVAMHDPADIFGQLLKRELGRRGIGVGEVVRPDADEQLPDGTLLHQVNTTLQAVLNRTNRDSMNLYAEALLKRSGYQLTGAPGSFDNGSAAVRRFLANHIDDPTLAASIQVADGSGMSRENQVTTRALAEVLAAMPGTESFGPFLESLGRPGQGGTLDSRFADTDLTGAVYAKSGYLNGVSALSGYLVYPPRRAGGSPRYIAFSIVCNGFGSGNARELSNRDMKRLQEEIVALIDEEVVNAAPTR, from the coding sequence ATGGGCGCACTGCTACTGGCGTCGGGTCTCGCGGCGGCGGATGTCGATTCGCGGGTCGAGAACCACCTCGGGGTGGCGGATTTGCGGGGGACGGTGGTGTCGGTGTGTGTGATCGATGTGGCGCGGGACGAGGTCCTGGCCGAGGTCGATGAAGACCGCGCGATGATCCCGGCATCGAACATGAAACTCATCACCACGGCCACGGCGCTGGCGACCCTGGGCGGGGACTTCCGCTTCTCGACCCGGCTGTCGCTGCTCGAAGGCGTTGATGGCGGTCGGCCTTCGCTGCTGATCGTGGGCGATGGCGACCCGGCATTTGGCGACCCCGTCACGCTCGACTCGGCGGGGTATACCGTCGAAGACCTCGTGGACTGGTGGCTCGACGCGGTCGAAGCGACCGGGCACACGGAGTTTGAACGCATCGTCTTGGACGACCGCGTGTTTGCGAACGGGGCCCAGGAGCGGGTGCACCCCACCTGGCCGCGGAACCAGCTGCATAAGTGGTACTGCGCGCAGGTGATGGGGATCAACTTCTTCAACAACGTCTTTCAGGTCCGGGCCACGCCCACGCGGATGGGCGACGACATCGAGCTGGCGATTTATCCCTACGGCCCATTCGTGCGGACGGACCTGCGGGTGCGGACCGGGCAGATCGACCAGTGGGACATCATCACCGCAGCCGACAACAACCAGATCACGTTCCGTGGGCAGCTGCGGCATGCCCAGCAGCAGCGCGTTGCGATGCACGACCCGGCCGACATCTTCGGGCAGCTCCTCAAGCGCGAGCTGGGGCGACGCGGCATCGGCGTCGGCGAAGTGGTCCGGCCCGACGCGGACGAGCAGCTGCCCGACGGCACACTGCTGCACCAGGTCAACACGACCCTGCAGGCGGTGCTCAACCGCACGAACCGCGACTCGATGAACCTCTACGCCGAGGCCCTGCTCAAGCGCAGCGGGTACCAGTTGACCGGCGCGCCCGGCAGCTTCGACAACGGCTCGGCCGCGGTCAGGCGGTTCCTCGCGAACCATATCGATGACCCGACCCTCGCGGCGTCGATCCAGGTGGCCGACGGCTCGGGGATGTCGCGGGAGAATCAGGTCACGACGCGGGCGCTGGCGGAAGTACTGGCGGCGATGCCGGGCACCGAGTCGTTTGGGCCCTTCCTCGAATCGCTGGGCCGGCCCGGCCAGGGCGGGACGCTCGACAGCCGGTTCGCCGACACCGATCTCACCGGCGCGGTCTACGCCAAGTCGGGCTATCTCAACGGCGTGTCGGCGCTGTCGGGCTACCTCGTCTACCCGCCCCGCCGGGCTGGCGGGTCGCCCCGGTACATCGCGTTCTCGATCGTCTGCAACGGCTTTGGCTCGGGCAACGCCCGGGAACTCAGCAACCGCGACATGAAACGGCTGCAGGAAGAGATCGTCGCGCTGATCGACGAAGAGGTCGTCAACGCCGCCCCGACGCGGTGA
- the ppk1 gene encoding polyphosphate kinase 1, whose translation MTQTDPTTTPDSPKPPTPLHGDLPEASRWPLPIPEPEAFINREVSWLEFNRRVLHEALDERTPLLERVGFLAIFNSNLDEYYQKRVGSLKRQVSTSAQQRGPDNLSAADQVLKIREMVVPMLDQQAECFEKQIKPELAEHGIHLLKWGELTDAERVEAEQHFMDNLFPVLTPLAVDPGHPFPFISNLSTSLGVMLRIPPGDPFAAQTDPSGGFGLQFARVKVPEVLPGWVRLTTGQKTEDGLPAYRFITLTDLIHHNLHHLFEGMDIQEIEPFRVTRNAAVGSSDEDAEDLLEVVNEELRQRRFADVVRLEVDDNPFRPLNRYLIQEMDLKDQDIYEMPGELDYNDLWVVHGTADVPELKYESWTPVTPPRLADEDASIFSVIRSGDVMVHHPYESFSKSVERFISEACTDPNVIAIKLTLYRTAKDSPFIPDLIRAAESGKQVVVLVELKARFDEERNVELARRLEKAGIHVVYGVVGLKTHTKTSLVVRQESDGLRTYAHIGSGNYNSKTANLYTDLGLFTCDPRLTGDLVQMFHFLTGRSIQKDFKHLLIAPTNMRRRFTAMIDREIEHAKAITAKGGDPLTATDGPRIIAKMNSLEDKMLCHKLYEASAAGVRVDLIVRGFCCLRPGVSGLSENITVTSVIGRFLEHSRIYVFHNAGKPEYYTGSADWMYRNLNNRVECITPIYDPSHQRRLQEILEIMFADQRQSWDMQPDGTYVQQTPSDLRDPGAEGTHRALMDLTRLEQINRGG comes from the coding sequence ATGACCCAAACCGATCCCACCACGACGCCCGATTCCCCCAAGCCCCCGACGCCGCTGCACGGCGACCTGCCCGAGGCGTCGCGTTGGCCTTTGCCGATCCCCGAGCCCGAGGCGTTCATCAACCGCGAGGTGTCCTGGCTCGAGTTCAATCGGCGGGTGCTGCACGAGGCGCTCGACGAGCGCACGCCGCTGCTCGAACGCGTCGGGTTTTTGGCGATCTTCAACTCGAACCTGGACGAGTACTACCAGAAGCGCGTGGGTTCGCTCAAACGTCAGGTCTCGACCAGCGCACAGCAGCGCGGCCCCGACAACCTCTCGGCCGCAGACCAGGTGTTGAAGATCCGCGAGATGGTTGTGCCGATGCTGGATCAGCAGGCCGAGTGTTTTGAGAAGCAGATCAAGCCCGAGTTGGCCGAGCACGGGATTCATTTGCTCAAGTGGGGCGAGCTGACCGACGCCGAGCGCGTCGAGGCCGAGCAGCACTTCATGGACAACCTGTTCCCGGTGCTCACGCCGTTGGCGGTCGACCCGGGCCACCCGTTCCCGTTTATCTCGAACCTGTCGACATCGCTGGGCGTGATGCTGCGGATCCCGCCGGGCGATCCGTTTGCGGCGCAGACCGACCCGTCGGGCGGTTTTGGTTTGCAGTTTGCGCGCGTGAAGGTGCCCGAGGTCTTGCCGGGCTGGGTGCGGCTGACTACCGGCCAGAAGACCGAGGATGGCTTGCCCGCCTACCGTTTTATCACACTCACCGACCTGATCCACCACAACCTGCACCACCTCTTCGAGGGCATGGACATTCAGGAGATCGAGCCCTTCCGCGTGACACGCAACGCCGCGGTCGGGTCGAGCGATGAGGACGCCGAAGACCTGCTCGAAGTCGTGAATGAAGAGCTGCGCCAGCGGCGCTTCGCGGATGTCGTCCGGCTGGAAGTCGACGACAACCCGTTCCGTCCGCTCAACCGCTACCTGATCCAGGAGATGGACCTCAAGGATCAGGACATCTACGAGATGCCCGGCGAACTCGACTACAACGACCTCTGGGTCGTCCACGGCACGGCCGACGTCCCCGAGCTCAAGTACGAGTCGTGGACCCCCGTCACCCCGCCACGCCTCGCGGACGAGGACGCGAGCATCTTCAGCGTCATCCGCTCGGGCGACGTGATGGTCCACCACCCGTACGAATCCTTCAGCAAGTCGGTCGAACGCTTCATCTCCGAGGCCTGCACCGACCCCAACGTGATCGCCATCAAGCTCACGCTCTACCGCACAGCCAAGGACTCGCCGTTCATCCCCGACCTCATCCGCGCCGCCGAGTCGGGCAAGCAGGTCGTCGTGCTTGTCGAACTCAAAGCACGCTTCGATGAGGAGCGCAATGTCGAGCTCGCGCGTCGGCTCGAAAAGGCCGGCATCCATGTAGTCTACGGCGTCGTCGGGCTCAAGACCCACACCAAGACCTCGCTCGTCGTCCGCCAGGAGTCCGACGGGCTCCGCACCTACGCGCACATCGGCAGCGGCAACTACAACTCCAAGACCGCGAACCTCTACACCGACCTCGGGCTGTTCACCTGCGACCCGCGCCTCACGGGCGACCTCGTGCAGATGTTCCACTTCCTCACCGGCCGATCTATCCAGAAAGACTTCAAGCACCTGCTCATTGCGCCGACGAATATGCGCCGGCGGTTCACGGCCATGATCGACCGCGAGATCGAGCACGCCAAGGCGATCACGGCCAAGGGCGGGGACCCGCTCACGGCCACCGATGGCCCGCGCATCATCGCGAAGATGAACTCGCTGGAGGACAAGATGCTCTGCCACAAGCTCTACGAGGCCAGCGCCGCCGGCGTACGAGTCGATCTCATCGTGCGGGGGTTCTGCTGCCTTCGGCCCGGCGTGTCGGGGCTCAGCGAGAACATCACGGTGACCAGTGTCATCGGCCGATTCCTCGAGCACTCTCGGATCTACGTCTTCCACAACGCCGGAAAGCCCGAGTACTACACCGGCAGCGCGGACTGGATGTACCGCAACCTCAACAACCGCGTCGAGTGCATCACGCCGATCTACGACCCGTCGCACCAGCGTCGGCTGCAAGAGATCCTCGAGATCATGTTCGCCGACCAGCGCCAGAGCTGGGACATGCAGCCCGACGGCACGTATGTCCAGCAGACCCCTTCCGATCTGCGCGACCCCGGCGCCGAGGGTACGCACCGCGCCCTGATGGACCTGACCCGTCTTGAGCAGATCAACCGCGGCGGGTAG
- a CDS encoding PEP-CTERM sorting domain-containing protein, translating to MKLSLTTRLSKYGALAVAGAAATAGVQTADAAIVYSGVQNIAVPADFTGVYIDLDGLAFNTTGGNAASDYNIWFTGGGWDTFHPNGTTTHEASDAVNVDVLAAGAAVTGGTSLNQDELDLFDSSLGGPGSGFIGFNNAGNLGWIQLANVDASAGTLTVVDWAFEDSGGAINAGQVPEPGSLALLGLGGLALLRRRR from the coding sequence ATGAAGCTTTCCCTCACCACCCGTCTCAGCAAGTATGGCGCCTTGGCAGTTGCCGGTGCCGCCGCAACCGCAGGCGTTCAGACCGCTGATGCGGCCATCGTCTACAGCGGTGTGCAGAACATCGCCGTGCCCGCCGACTTCACGGGCGTGTACATCGACCTCGACGGTCTGGCGTTCAACACCACCGGCGGCAACGCTGCCAGCGACTACAACATCTGGTTCACCGGCGGTGGCTGGGACACGTTCCACCCCAACGGAACCACGACCCACGAAGCATCTGACGCTGTCAATGTTGATGTCCTCGCCGCAGGTGCCGCCGTCACGGGTGGCACCAGCCTGAACCAGGACGAACTCGACCTCTTTGACTCGTCCCTCGGTGGCCCTGGCAGCGGCTTCATCGGCTTCAACAACGCCGGCAACCTGGGCTGGATCCAGCTCGCCAACGTCGATGCCTCCGCAGGCACGTTGACCGTCGTCGACTGGGCCTTCGAAGATTCGGGCGGCGCCATCAACGCCGGCCAGGTCCCCGAGCCCGGCTCGCTCGCACTGCTCGGCCTCGGTGGCCTCGCGCTGCTCCGTCGCCGCCGCTAA
- a CDS encoding alkaline phosphatase family protein — protein MTDTPSKKLVFLGWDAADWQLMRPLIEQGRMPNLKRVMDAGAWGNLSTLDPILSPMLWNSIATGKRPQKHNILGFIEPKPDGSGVRPVSSTSRTARAFWNIFHHAGLRGHVLNWFASHPAEPINGAVVTNIYAALKADGDKLAPLPPHTVSPETLAGDLSGVRVGPTKLRQEVLRRFVAPDVQLKPKRDAHKLGHLSKMVAEMASVQAGYMHLLRHEPWDYAAVYFGAVDHFCHHFIEFMPPQMPDVARHDMLNFREVVNECYVYHDKMLAETLKEAGDDALLMICSDHGFLNGQLRPTKEVDPAAWHRFHGMVLLHGPGIAKNEELIGATLLDITPTLLTLMGLPVGEDMDGKVLEQAFETPPTIERIPSWEDVEGDFGEHPADMKEDAFEAQESLRQLVELGYIDAPDGDVEAQIEIARREQQVNLAAAYQFAGQLDEAEQIWDGILKDYPDEARFLLKAAELNMSRRQFDKAETLLAHCEATHGPMPQVCLYRSHIAIATGDLDAADQQLAKAQQLGDQSLMVHMKVGEVHRKRRDYPRALAAYGRMLKLDPDTPLGHAGRAEVLLKMKDYEEAAEAALTATERLFFLPPAHLTLGLAIARLGEIEQAIQCVEVAARQSPSWISPHRLLVRLYKMAGKDEDAQEQRDLLKTLYEQLAQQQPAQNPA, from the coding sequence TTGACCGACACCCCAAGCAAAAAGCTCGTCTTCCTGGGATGGGACGCGGCCGACTGGCAGCTGATGCGCCCGCTCATCGAGCAGGGCCGGATGCCCAACCTCAAGCGCGTGATGGACGCAGGGGCGTGGGGCAACCTCTCGACGCTCGACCCGATCCTCTCGCCGATGCTATGGAACTCGATCGCGACGGGCAAACGGCCCCAGAAACACAACATCCTCGGGTTCATCGAGCCCAAGCCCGACGGCTCGGGCGTCCGGCCGGTGTCGAGCACCTCGCGCACGGCCCGTGCGTTTTGGAACATCTTCCACCACGCCGGACTCCGCGGGCACGTGCTCAACTGGTTCGCCTCGCACCCGGCCGAGCCGATCAACGGCGCGGTGGTCACCAACATCTACGCCGCGCTCAAGGCCGATGGCGATAAGCTCGCCCCCCTGCCCCCCCATACCGTGTCACCCGAGACGCTCGCGGGCGACCTCTCCGGGGTCCGGGTCGGACCCACAAAGCTACGTCAGGAGGTGCTGCGGCGCTTCGTCGCCCCGGACGTCCAACTCAAGCCCAAGCGCGATGCGCACAAGCTGGGGCACCTCTCCAAGATGGTCGCGGAGATGGCCTCGGTGCAGGCCGGGTACATGCATCTGCTCCGACATGAACCCTGGGACTACGCCGCAGTCTACTTCGGCGCCGTCGACCACTTCTGCCACCACTTCATCGAGTTCATGCCGCCCCAGATGCCCGACGTCGCCCGGCACGACATGCTCAACTTCCGAGAGGTCGTCAACGAGTGCTACGTCTACCATGACAAGATGCTCGCCGAGACGCTCAAGGAGGCCGGCGACGACGCGCTGCTGATGATCTGCTCCGACCACGGATTCCTCAACGGCCAACTCCGACCCACCAAAGAAGTCGACCCCGCCGCCTGGCACCGCTTCCACGGGATGGTCCTGCTGCATGGCCCGGGGATCGCAAAGAATGAAGAACTCATCGGCGCCACCCTCCTTGATATCACACCCACTCTGCTTACCCTCATGGGGCTGCCGGTCGGAGAGGATATGGACGGCAAGGTGCTCGAGCAGGCGTTCGAGACCCCGCCGACCATCGAGCGCATCCCGAGTTGGGAAGACGTCGAGGGCGACTTCGGCGAACACCCCGCGGACATGAAGGAAGACGCGTTCGAGGCGCAGGAGTCGCTGCGTCAACTCGTTGAGCTGGGGTACATCGATGCGCCCGACGGGGATGTCGAGGCGCAGATCGAGATCGCCCGGCGTGAGCAGCAGGTCAACCTCGCGGCGGCGTACCAGTTTGCCGGCCAGCTGGACGAGGCGGAACAGATCTGGGACGGCATCCTGAAGGACTACCCCGACGAAGCGCGGTTTCTGCTAAAGGCGGCCGAGCTCAATATGTCACGTCGGCAATTCGACAAGGCCGAGACGCTGCTCGCGCATTGCGAGGCTACGCACGGCCCGATGCCGCAGGTCTGCCTGTACCGGTCGCACATCGCGATCGCGACCGGCGACCTCGACGCGGCGGACCAGCAACTGGCCAAAGCCCAGCAGCTCGGCGACCAATCGTTGATGGTGCATATGAAGGTCGGCGAGGTCCACCGCAAGCGGCGCGACTACCCCCGGGCGTTGGCGGCGTACGGCAGGATGCTCAAGCTCGACCCCGACACCCCGTTGGGCCACGCCGGACGCGCCGAGGTCCTGCTCAAGATGAAAGACTACGAGGAGGCCGCCGAGGCCGCGCTGACCGCAACCGAGCGGCTGTTCTTCCTCCCCCCCGCCCACCTGACACTTGGGCTGGCGATCGCCCGGCTCGGCGAGATCGAGCAAGCCATCCAGTGCGTCGAGGTCGCCGCGCGGCAGTCCCCCAGCTGGATCAGCCCGCACCGGCTGCTCGTCCGGCTGTACAAAATGGCCGGCAAAGATGAAGACGCCCAGGAACAGCGCGACCTCCTGAAAACGCTATACGAACAATTGGCCCAGCAACAACCGGCCCAGAACCCGGCCTGA